The following are from one region of the Gryllotalpicola protaetiae genome:
- the groES gene encoding co-chaperone GroES yields MSVSIKPLEDRIVIKQVEAETTTASGLVIPDSAKEKPQEGEVLAVGPGRIDDNGNRVPLDVAVGDRVIYSRYGGTEVKYNNEEYLVLSARDVLAVVVR; encoded by the coding sequence GTGTCGGTCTCCATCAAGCCGCTCGAGGATCGCATCGTGATCAAGCAGGTCGAGGCAGAGACGACCACTGCGTCGGGTCTCGTGATCCCCGACTCCGCGAAGGAGAAGCCGCAGGAGGGCGAGGTTCTCGCCGTCGGCCCCGGTCGCATCGACGACAACGGCAACCGCGTTCCGCTCGACGTCGCGGTCGGCGACCGCGTCATCTACTCGCGCTACGGCGGCACCGAGGTCAAGTACAACAACGAGGAGTACCTCGTGCTGTCGGCCCGCGATGTCCTCGCGGTCGTCGTGCGCTGA
- a CDS encoding THUMP-like domain-containing protein: MLRDELVELLSPQGLTLLDSLPPYESQRDVVKLVASLRGDGHSPALVAAVLTQARLRAKAGGAGGKFGEFSDRMLFTEAGLEQATRLSVAARHAARYRDAGIRLVADLGCGIGGDAMALAALGLAVTAVDRDEVTAAIASYNLAPFPDATVEQGDAESFDISHADGLWLDPARRTAGHSDTRRLADSDDWSPSLDWVFNAASRMPVGVKLGPGFDRDLIPGSAEAQWVSYGGQVVELVLWFGALARPGVTRAALVLDASGAHELTAPEDSADEPVGELGEFLYEPDGAVIRARLIGDLARSLDGRMLSEGIAYVTADESRRSPFAQGFRIVERLAYHEKDLKAELRRRGIGTLEIKKRGVDVDPAKLRTRLALKGKAAATLILTRVAGRHTALLAERLS, translated from the coding sequence ATGCTTCGCGACGAGCTCGTCGAACTGCTGAGTCCGCAGGGCCTGACCCTGCTCGACTCCCTGCCGCCGTACGAGTCGCAGCGCGACGTGGTGAAGCTCGTCGCATCGCTGCGCGGCGACGGGCACTCCCCCGCGCTCGTCGCCGCGGTGCTGACGCAGGCGAGGCTGCGCGCGAAGGCCGGCGGTGCGGGCGGCAAGTTCGGCGAGTTCTCCGACCGCATGCTGTTCACCGAGGCCGGGCTCGAGCAGGCGACGCGCCTCTCGGTGGCCGCACGGCATGCGGCCAGATACCGCGATGCAGGCATCCGTCTGGTCGCCGATCTGGGCTGCGGAATCGGCGGCGATGCCATGGCGCTCGCCGCGCTCGGTCTCGCCGTCACCGCGGTCGACCGCGACGAGGTGACCGCGGCGATCGCCTCCTACAACCTTGCCCCGTTCCCCGATGCGACCGTCGAGCAGGGCGACGCGGAATCGTTCGACATCTCGCACGCCGACGGGCTCTGGCTCGACCCGGCGCGCCGCACCGCGGGCCACAGCGACACGCGCCGCCTCGCGGATTCCGACGACTGGTCACCGTCGCTCGACTGGGTGTTCAACGCCGCCAGCCGGATGCCGGTGGGCGTGAAGCTCGGCCCCGGGTTCGACCGCGACCTGATCCCAGGATCCGCAGAGGCGCAGTGGGTGTCCTACGGCGGCCAGGTCGTCGAGCTCGTGCTCTGGTTCGGGGCGCTCGCCCGCCCCGGCGTCACGCGCGCAGCGCTCGTTCTCGACGCCTCGGGCGCGCACGAGCTCACTGCGCCCGAAGACAGCGCAGACGAGCCGGTCGGCGAGCTCGGCGAGTTCCTCTACGAGCCGGACGGCGCCGTCATCCGCGCCCGCCTGATCGGCGACCTCGCCCGCTCGCTTGACGGGCGCATGCTCAGCGAGGGCATCGCCTACGTCACCGCAGACGAGTCGCGACGGTCCCCGTTCGCGCAGGGCTTCCGCATCGTCGAGCGGCTGGCGTACCACGAGAAGGACCTCAAGGCCGAGCTGCGCAGACGCGGCATCGGCACGCTCGAGATCAAGAAGCGCGGGGTCGACGTCGACCCGGCGAAGCTGCGCACGCGGCTCGCGCTGAAGGGCAAGGCGGCCGCCACCCTGATCCTGACCAGGGTGGCGGGCCGCCACACCGCACTGCTCGCAGAACGCCTTAGCTGA
- a CDS encoding DUF4190 domain-containing protein: MSDPQFPPREPDEPTVPAEPDEPTVPAEPTEPTIPAEPDEPTVPAEPSTPLVPSEPPATPEAPEPFTTPEPFEPEAPSIVPPEPPVAPVAPPVPEPPATPSFEPPAPPAPPAPPSYEVPAPPAPVYEPPAPIFEQPAPPASYAPPPPPAPPAPETPAGPVPGSYTPGEQGSVPPVAPPVPASDLGAPPAPQYAAPQYESPQYAAAPVPPPGAGYAPPAPPYGAPGAPGYNPYAPTGTGPRWNVLSIIAIIATGVGVIGVLAFIGQIVGIILGFIGLNQINRTGERGRGLALTAIWVGIGTLVLFIIGIIILIAVVAAVGTKQGSFS; the protein is encoded by the coding sequence ATGTCCGATCCGCAGTTCCCTCCTCGCGAGCCTGACGAGCCGACGGTTCCGGCTGAACCGGACGAGCCCACGGTCCCGGCCGAGCCGACCGAGCCGACGATCCCGGCGGAGCCCGACGAGCCCACGGTCCCAGCCGAGCCGAGCACGCCGCTCGTGCCGTCGGAGCCGCCGGCCACGCCCGAGGCCCCGGAGCCGTTCACGACGCCCGAGCCGTTCGAGCCGGAGGCGCCTTCGATCGTTCCGCCGGAGCCGCCGGTCGCTCCGGTGGCGCCGCCCGTCCCCGAGCCGCCGGCCACGCCGTCCTTCGAGCCGCCTGCCCCGCCAGCGCCGCCCGCCCCGCCAAGCTACGAGGTGCCTGCTCCGCCCGCGCCCGTCTATGAGCCGCCTGCCCCGATCTTCGAGCAGCCGGCTCCGCCGGCCTCCTACGCGCCGCCGCCACCCCCTGCGCCGCCCGCGCCCGAAACCCCGGCCGGGCCGGTCCCCGGCTCCTACACGCCAGGCGAGCAGGGCTCGGTTCCGCCCGTGGCGCCGCCCGTCCCGGCATCCGATCTCGGCGCGCCGCCCGCACCGCAGTACGCGGCCCCGCAGTACGAATCACCCCAGTACGCGGCCGCGCCGGTGCCCCCGCCGGGTGCCGGGTATGCCCCGCCTGCGCCGCCCTACGGCGCCCCCGGCGCTCCGGGGTACAACCCGTACGCCCCGACTGGGACCGGCCCGCGCTGGAACGTGCTCTCGATCATCGCGATCATCGCCACCGGCGTCGGCGTCATCGGCGTGCTGGCGTTCATCGGCCAGATCGTCGGCATCATCCTCGGGTTCATCGGCCTGAACCAGATCAACCGCACCGGCGAGAGGGGCCGCGGCCTCGCGCTCACCGCGATCTGGGTCGGCATCGGCACGCTGGTGCTGTTCATCATCGGCATCATCATCCTGATCGCCGTCGTCGCAGCCGTCGGCACGAAGCAGGGCAGCTTCAGCTAA
- the tsaD gene encoding tRNA (adenosine(37)-N6)-threonylcarbamoyltransferase complex transferase subunit TsaD: MNRTEPLVLGIETSCDETGIGIVRGTRLLSNTIASSMEEHARYGGVVPEVAARAHLEAMTPAIEAALAEASVRPDDLDAIAVTSGPGLAGALMVGVGAAKAFAVAAGKPLYAVNHLVGHVGADVLDAAGGPGHPVEVPTIALLVSGGHTSLLHVRDLVSDVELLGETIDDAAGEAFDKVARILGLPYPGGPQIDRAAAGGDPNAIRFPRGLSLPKDLVKHRYDFSFSGLKTAVARWVEQRTDAGEPVPTSDVAAGFREAVVDVLVTKAIAACRDRDVPRLLLGGGVVANARLRDVAAERCAAAGIELRIPALSLCTDNGAMIAALAAQLIMAGHEPSTLDFGADSTLPVTDIQVR, encoded by the coding sequence ATGAACCGCACAGAGCCCCTCGTGCTCGGCATCGAGACGAGCTGCGACGAGACCGGCATCGGCATCGTGCGCGGCACGCGACTGCTCAGCAACACGATCGCGAGCAGCATGGAGGAGCACGCCCGCTACGGCGGCGTCGTGCCCGAGGTGGCGGCACGCGCGCATCTCGAGGCGATGACGCCCGCGATCGAGGCGGCGTTGGCCGAGGCATCCGTGCGCCCGGACGACCTCGACGCGATCGCCGTGACGAGCGGTCCTGGTCTCGCCGGCGCGCTGATGGTCGGCGTGGGGGCGGCGAAGGCGTTCGCCGTCGCGGCGGGCAAACCGCTCTACGCGGTGAACCATCTCGTCGGCCACGTCGGCGCCGACGTGCTCGACGCGGCGGGAGGCCCCGGCCACCCCGTCGAGGTGCCGACGATCGCGCTGCTCGTGAGCGGCGGCCACACGAGCCTGCTGCACGTGCGCGATCTGGTCAGCGACGTCGAGCTGCTCGGCGAGACCATCGACGACGCGGCGGGCGAGGCGTTCGACAAGGTGGCGCGCATCCTCGGCCTGCCGTACCCCGGCGGCCCGCAGATCGACCGCGCGGCGGCGGGCGGCGACCCGAACGCGATCCGGTTCCCGCGCGGGCTGTCGCTGCCGAAGGACCTCGTGAAGCACCGCTACGACTTCTCCTTCTCCGGACTCAAGACCGCGGTGGCACGGTGGGTGGAGCAGCGAACGGATGCCGGAGAGCCGGTTCCCACGTCCGACGTCGCCGCCGGCTTCCGCGAGGCCGTCGTCGATGTGCTCGTCACGAAGGCGATCGCCGCCTGCCGCGACCGCGACGTTCCCCGCCTGCTGCTCGGCGGCGGCGTGGTGGCGAACGCGCGGCTGCGCGACGTCGCCGCCGAGCGCTGCGCGGCCGCGGGGATCGAGTTGCGCATCCCCGCGCTGTCGCTCTGCACCGACAACGGCGCCATGATCGCGGCGCTCGCGGCGCAGCTGATCATGGCGGGTCACGAGCCGTCGACGCTCGACTTCGGCGCCGACTCGACGCTGCCGGTCACAGACATCCAGGTGCGTTGA
- the rimI gene encoding ribosomal protein S18-alanine N-acetyltransferase: MTDSFSIRRAAIADLDALVALESVIFASDAWPEQLWRSELESPHTFYLLATRPDAPAEVVGYAGLLSLPGGLDGDVQTIGLADEARGYGLGRELMRLLHLEAERRGVREMFLDVRVDNPVAQSLYRSFGYEEIGIRKGYYQPDNVDALVMRAAL; the protein is encoded by the coding sequence GTGACGGATTCCTTCAGCATCCGCCGCGCCGCCATCGCCGACCTCGACGCGCTCGTCGCGCTCGAGTCCGTGATCTTCGCGAGTGACGCGTGGCCCGAGCAGCTGTGGCGCTCGGAGCTCGAGAGCCCGCACACCTTCTATCTGTTGGCGACACGGCCGGACGCCCCGGCCGAGGTCGTCGGCTACGCGGGCCTGCTCTCGCTGCCCGGCGGCCTCGACGGCGACGTGCAGACGATCGGGCTCGCCGACGAGGCGCGCGGCTACGGGCTCGGCCGTGAGCTGATGCGCCTGCTGCACCTCGAGGCCGAACGGCGCGGAGTGCGCGAGATGTTTCTCGACGTGCGCGTCGACAACCCTGTCGCGCAGTCGCTCTATCGGTCGTTCGGCTATGAGGAGATCGGCATTCGCAAGGGGTACTACCAGCCGGACAACGTGGACGCCCTGGTGATGAGAGCCGCCCTATGA
- the tsaB gene encoding tRNA (adenosine(37)-N6)-threonylcarbamoyltransferase complex dimerization subunit type 1 TsaB gives MLLAIDTSAGTSVAVVDYDRGVLAEASDPGTRGHAERIGRLIADALAESGVAPAELSAVAAGMGPGPFTGLRVGIVAARAFALAAGKPVVNLVSHDAIAFGAYRDGERGPLLVVTDARRREVYWSYYDGADEAGLPLRADGPALAGLDELPLVRAARLDADHVSAAALGLLAEHTWKNGRPFASDQALYLRSPDVTPSAGPKRVTG, from the coding sequence ATGCTTCTCGCGATCGACACCTCGGCCGGAACCTCGGTCGCGGTGGTCGACTACGACAGGGGCGTCCTGGCTGAGGCATCCGACCCGGGCACCCGCGGCCACGCAGAGCGCATCGGCCGCCTGATCGCCGACGCGCTGGCGGAATCGGGCGTCGCGCCCGCCGAACTGAGCGCCGTCGCCGCGGGAATGGGCCCCGGCCCGTTCACGGGCCTGCGCGTCGGCATCGTCGCCGCGCGCGCCTTCGCGCTCGCCGCCGGGAAGCCCGTCGTGAACCTCGTGAGCCACGACGCGATCGCATTCGGCGCCTACCGCGACGGTGAGCGCGGCCCGCTGCTCGTCGTGACCGATGCGCGCCGCCGCGAGGTCTACTGGTCGTACTACGACGGCGCTGACGAGGCCGGGCTGCCGCTGCGCGCCGACGGTCCGGCGCTCGCAGGACTCGACGAGCTGCCGCTCGTGCGTGCGGCGCGGCTCGACGCCGACCATGTGTCGGCGGCGGCGCTCGGCCTGCTCGCCGAGCACACCTGGAAGAACGGGCGCCCGTTCGCGAGCGACCAGGCCCTTTACCTGCGCTCGCCCGACGTGACCCCGTCGGCCGGCCCGAAGCGGGTGACGGGGTGA